Proteins encoded within one genomic window of Phototrophicus methaneseepsis:
- the lon gene encoding endopeptidase La yields MTSGFLQFEQIQNADPDSTGMIELPVVVLSAQVIFPHTLVPLAPDGDRGRAAIQHALETETTVISVLAKRHDSDAALIDQFNAIGTEIAVQSMPIRQVRGPIPPILSQGRQRVRIVELTQTEPFLIARARIVEDTFSGDEEQLADLADTALDMFDQLAELNIFIPDDIAEMIEQVEDPSELCDLMSSTLDTTVDERQELLEQDDLLARYDKLINLLARQISSQEVRDEVDSAVYGEMARIQREAYLREQMRVIQNELGDGEFMQDDLDQLHQSIVTAKMPDEVLEKALTELKRLSTMPPIAPEASVIRNYIEWLVDIPWQQRTRDNLNLAHAEKVLDEAHFGLDKVKDRILEHIAVRKLAKDKMNSPILCFVGPPGVGKTSLGRSIAKALGREFVRVSLGGVRDEAEIRGHRRTYIGALPGRIIQTMKRAGTNNPVFMLDEIDKLSADYRGDPAAALLEVLDPEQNNEYSDHFLEVPYDLSNVLFITTANELYTLPEALEDRMEVIEFRAYTEEEKMEIAKRFLIPKQLIAHGISRRGIHFQNDALLTIIRNYTIEAGVRNLEREIGNVCRKITRLVATKRNYPKRITPLLVEKYLGPPAILDAHINNEDLVGLVTGLVWTSNGGDFQLIEVSLLPGKGNLTLTGQLGDVLQESAQTALSYMRSRASEWGIPHDDFENYDIHIHMPEGAVPKDGPSAGITLAVAIISAFTERQVRHDFCMTGEVTLRGHVLPIGGVKEKVLAARRYRIPNVILPSDNKKDLPDIPKQALKDLNIHFVDNMQQVIDLVLLDPPEQRQRDIDAAREEDDDDDTGAEREDQDN; encoded by the coding sequence GTGACATCCGGCTTTTTGCAATTTGAGCAAATCCAAAACGCTGACCCTGATAGCACTGGCATGATCGAACTGCCGGTCGTCGTTTTGTCAGCTCAAGTGATATTCCCCCATACATTGGTCCCCCTCGCACCTGATGGTGATCGGGGCCGCGCAGCGATACAACACGCCCTGGAAACAGAGACGACTGTCATTAGCGTCCTGGCGAAGCGCCATGACAGCGACGCCGCACTCATTGACCAGTTCAACGCTATCGGCACAGAAATCGCTGTGCAGTCTATGCCCATCCGTCAGGTAAGAGGACCGATCCCGCCCATACTCTCACAAGGACGCCAACGCGTCCGTATCGTTGAACTGACGCAGACCGAGCCGTTCTTGATTGCACGTGCGCGTATCGTCGAAGATACTTTTTCAGGCGATGAAGAACAGCTTGCTGACTTGGCAGATACAGCCCTGGATATGTTCGATCAGCTTGCGGAGCTAAACATATTCATCCCAGACGACATCGCAGAGATGATCGAACAGGTTGAAGACCCTTCCGAGCTTTGCGATCTCATGAGTTCGACATTGGATACCACTGTCGATGAACGCCAGGAACTGCTTGAACAAGATGATCTGCTGGCTCGTTACGATAAACTCATCAACCTGTTGGCCCGCCAGATTAGCTCGCAGGAAGTCCGCGACGAAGTGGACAGCGCAGTCTATGGCGAAATGGCCCGCATTCAACGAGAAGCTTATCTGCGCGAGCAAATGCGCGTCATCCAGAATGAACTGGGCGACGGCGAATTTATGCAAGACGATCTTGATCAACTGCACCAGAGCATCGTCACAGCTAAGATGCCTGATGAAGTGCTTGAAAAGGCACTGACAGAACTCAAGCGACTCTCAACAATGCCACCTATCGCGCCAGAAGCTAGTGTGATTCGTAATTACATTGAATGGCTTGTCGATATTCCCTGGCAGCAGCGCACACGCGATAATCTCAACCTGGCCCATGCGGAAAAAGTACTCGACGAGGCCCATTTTGGGCTTGATAAGGTCAAAGACCGCATCCTTGAGCATATCGCCGTGCGAAAGCTCGCAAAGGACAAAATGAATAGTCCTATTCTTTGCTTTGTGGGGCCCCCAGGTGTTGGTAAGACCTCTCTTGGGCGCAGCATCGCCAAAGCATTGGGACGCGAGTTTGTGCGTGTCTCACTGGGTGGGGTGCGCGACGAAGCAGAAATTCGTGGGCATCGCCGGACGTATATCGGTGCTCTGCCAGGTCGCATTATCCAGACGATGAAGCGAGCTGGAACCAACAACCCGGTCTTTATGCTGGATGAAATTGATAAGCTCAGCGCTGATTATCGCGGCGACCCGGCTGCTGCCCTGCTGGAAGTGCTCGACCCTGAACAGAATAATGAATACAGCGATCACTTCCTGGAAGTGCCTTACGATCTCTCCAATGTACTCTTCATCACCACGGCCAATGAGCTCTACACATTGCCGGAAGCGTTAGAAGATCGCATGGAGGTCATCGAATTTCGGGCTTATACCGAAGAAGAAAAGATGGAGATCGCCAAACGCTTCCTGATCCCAAAGCAGCTCATAGCGCATGGCATCAGCCGACGTGGTATTCACTTTCAGAATGATGCTTTGCTGACGATCATCCGCAACTACACGATTGAAGCAGGTGTACGTAATCTGGAACGTGAGATTGGAAATGTCTGCCGTAAGATCACGCGGCTGGTTGCAACCAAGCGCAACTATCCCAAGCGAATCACACCGCTCCTAGTCGAAAAATACCTGGGGCCGCCCGCCATCCTGGATGCGCACATCAACAATGAAGACCTGGTTGGCCTGGTAACAGGCCTTGTCTGGACGAGTAATGGTGGCGATTTCCAACTTATCGAAGTGTCCCTGCTCCCTGGTAAAGGCAACCTGACCTTAACGGGCCAGCTTGGCGATGTGCTGCAAGAATCAGCGCAGACAGCCTTAAGCTATATGCGGTCCCGCGCCAGCGAATGGGGCATCCCGCATGATGACTTTGAGAACTACGATATTCACATTCACATGCCAGAAGGCGCAGTCCCCAAAGATGGCCCCAGCGCAGGGATTACATTGGCCGTTGCCATCATCAGTGCATTTACAGAGCGTCAAGTGCGCCATGACTTTTGCATGACAGGTGAAGTCACATTGCGCGGGCACGTTTTGCCCATTGGTGGTGTGAAGGAAAAAGTGCTGGCAGCGCGCCGTTATCGTATCCCGAATGTCATCTTGCCTTCAGATAACAAGAAGGACCTGCCCGATATCCCAAAGCAGGCACTCAAAGACCTGAATATTCACTTCGTCGATAACATGCAGCAGGTCATTGATCTCGTCCTGCTGGACCCACCAGAGCAGCGCCAACGCGACATCGATGCCGCCCGCGAAGAAGATGACGACGACGATACTGGCGCAGAACGTGAAGATCAGGATAATTAA
- a CDS encoding PhnD/SsuA/transferrin family substrate-binding protein translates to MWNRWHLIPLVSFMLLIASACGPAAVQPTLRPTVTPFSTPLPWINTPVAAGTASNPLRMVLIPADFEAAQERASDFETLLSASGVTVDLELAESQADVIRLLCENTSAEEAVVAWVDGLGYASARANLCGEAALMLSSDQTGDLHFGEQAQFIVNDEFGTESVGVLEGRTLCRLGYEDVISWLVPQLWFAQDAYDVAIIDDIEDVEDYAAIVTDVAAGRCAAGTVPASYIETLEDDEALSGVDLARISPPIPYGVLVVPPGLPAERRDPLVSVLVSAASNNERADLLAAFFGEYSIEAVDEEVLTAFNDFIAATGFNFSQASRS, encoded by the coding sequence ATGTGGAATCGCTGGCATTTGATCCCTTTGGTGAGCTTCATGCTCCTGATTGCATCAGCGTGTGGGCCTGCGGCTGTTCAGCCGACTTTGCGCCCGACAGTCACGCCTTTTTCAACGCCATTGCCATGGATTAACACGCCTGTCGCGGCAGGGACCGCCAGTAATCCGCTGCGCATGGTATTGATTCCGGCTGATTTTGAAGCGGCTCAAGAGCGCGCCTCGGATTTTGAAACGCTGCTTTCTGCTTCCGGCGTTACGGTGGATCTCGAACTGGCTGAATCCCAAGCTGATGTTATCCGTCTACTGTGCGAGAATACATCTGCTGAGGAGGCCGTTGTTGCCTGGGTTGATGGCCTTGGATATGCCTCTGCACGCGCTAATTTATGCGGTGAGGCGGCTCTAATGCTCAGCAGTGACCAGACTGGTGATTTGCATTTTGGTGAGCAGGCCCAATTCATCGTCAATGACGAGTTTGGCACGGAATCTGTCGGCGTGCTGGAAGGGCGCACTTTGTGCCGCCTGGGCTATGAGGACGTTATAAGCTGGCTGGTGCCGCAGCTATGGTTTGCTCAGGATGCTTACGATGTTGCAATCATAGATGATATTGAAGATGTCGAAGATTATGCAGCCATCGTTACGGATGTTGCCGCAGGGCGTTGTGCGGCTGGTACAGTGCCTGCCTCTTATATTGAAACCCTGGAAGATGATGAAGCCCTGAGTGGCGTTGATCTGGCTCGCATTAGCCCCCCGATCCCCTATGGTGTCCTGGTTGTGCCGCCCGGTTTGCCCGCTGAACGGCGTGATCCACTTGTGAGTGTTCTCGTGAGCGCTGCTAGCAACAATGAACGTGCTGATTTATTGGCGGCATTCTTTGGCGAGTATTCGATTGAAGCTGTTGATGAAGAAGTGTTGACAGCGTTTAATGATTTCATCGCAGCGACAGGTTTTAACTTCTCTCAGGCAAGCCGTTCGTGA
- a CDS encoding glycosyltransferase family 2 protein: protein MSDLGVIIVTWNTRELTLQTLQSLYADLATVALSVRVLVVDNASDDGSVKAVQAQFPQAEVLTSDVNLGFGGANNLGMRYFGFGKADATDLPKAIYLLNSDTVTQPGATEALYQALFSAPDVGLVGAHLTYGDGSFQDGAFSFPGLRQMWAEFFWIPGRLRLGRFNGRYPEEAYVSGEPFDVDFTLGATMMLRQDVIRQTGMFDSETFFMYCEEIDWAWRIKRAGWRVLCVPRAHVVHLAGQSTKQVKPRSVINLWESRLKLMDKYYPAWKRWLGRRLVAVGMRYKLQQLLAQPANQERDAIQVAYEHVIALAEGRSSDA from the coding sequence GTGAGTGATTTGGGCGTTATCATCGTCACCTGGAATACGCGTGAGCTAACACTCCAAACGCTGCAGAGCCTCTATGCGGACCTGGCGACAGTTGCGCTCTCTGTGCGTGTGCTCGTCGTTGATAATGCCTCTGATGATGGGTCCGTTAAGGCGGTGCAGGCCCAGTTCCCTCAAGCTGAAGTGTTGACCAGCGACGTTAACCTGGGTTTTGGCGGTGCGAATAACCTGGGGATGCGGTATTTTGGTTTTGGTAAGGCCGATGCAACGGATTTGCCAAAAGCAATCTACCTCCTCAACTCGGATACCGTCACGCAGCCTGGGGCGACTGAGGCCTTATACCAGGCGCTATTTTCCGCGCCAGATGTTGGTCTGGTAGGTGCTCATTTGACGTATGGCGATGGGAGCTTTCAGGATGGAGCTTTTTCGTTCCCTGGGTTACGCCAAATGTGGGCCGAATTCTTCTGGATACCGGGACGCCTGCGATTAGGTCGTTTTAATGGCCGCTACCCAGAAGAAGCCTACGTCTCTGGTGAGCCATTTGACGTCGATTTTACGTTGGGCGCTACGATGATGCTGCGGCAGGACGTCATCCGGCAGACGGGCATGTTCGACAGCGAGACATTTTTCATGTATTGCGAAGAGATTGATTGGGCATGGCGCATCAAACGGGCTGGTTGGCGCGTATTATGTGTGCCTCGTGCTCATGTGGTGCATCTGGCAGGGCAAAGCACAAAGCAGGTTAAGCCGCGCAGCGTGATCAACCTCTGGGAGAGCCGTTTGAAGCTGATGGATAAATATTATCCAGCCTGGAAGCGCTGGCTAGGGCGACGGCTCGTTGCTGTTGGGATGCGTTATAAGCTGCAGCAGTTGCTCGCCCAACCAGCTAACCAAGAGAGAGACGCTATCCAGGTGGCTTACGAACACGTAATTGCCTTAGCGGAAGGTCGTTCCAGCGATGCCTGA
- a CDS encoding glycosyltransferase family 2 protein encodes MPELVAIILTYNEASHIQGCIESLSFADDVLVYDSFSTDHTVALAQEKGARVLQRTFDDYAGQRNAALQSVADAAEWVLFVDADERVTPELAQEIRIVIQQPDYAAWRIPRHNYLFKHLTLGAGWYPDYQTRLLRVGKAHYDPTRKVHELVVLDGLEGTLTEHLVHYNYRSIAQFHKKQRQYVAYDAQIMYEQGIQPKPQNYILQPLRQFRWRFVELQGYKDGWHGLRLSAFMAWYEFIKYLKLRALWRQKA; translated from the coding sequence ATGCCTGAACTTGTCGCCATCATCCTGACCTATAACGAGGCGAGTCATATTCAGGGGTGCATTGAGTCGCTCTCGTTTGCGGATGATGTGCTGGTCTATGATTCCTTTAGCACAGATCACACGGTTGCATTGGCACAGGAAAAGGGTGCCCGCGTCCTACAACGGACTTTTGATGATTATGCGGGCCAGCGGAATGCAGCATTACAAAGTGTGGCTGATGCGGCAGAATGGGTGCTGTTTGTTGATGCGGATGAACGCGTCACGCCGGAGTTGGCTCAAGAAATACGCATTGTGATCCAGCAGCCTGATTACGCCGCATGGCGAATCCCACGTCATAATTACCTCTTTAAACACCTGACGCTTGGTGCTGGCTGGTACCCTGATTATCAAACGCGTTTACTCCGGGTTGGCAAAGCACACTATGACCCAACGCGTAAAGTTCACGAATTAGTGGTGCTTGATGGCCTGGAAGGTACCCTGACAGAACATCTTGTGCACTACAATTATCGGAGTATCGCGCAGTTCCATAAGAAACAACGTCAGTATGTGGCCTATGATGCTCAGATCATGTATGAGCAGGGGATACAGCCCAAACCACAGAACTATATCTTGCAGCCCCTGCGGCAGTTTCGGTGGCGATTTGTTGAGCTTCAAGGTTATAAAGATGGCTGGCATGGTTTGCGCCTAAGCGCATTTATGGCCTGGTATGAATTCATCAAATACTTGAAGTTGCGCGCATTGTGGCGGCAAAAAGCCTGA
- the hpf gene encoding ribosome hibernation-promoting factor, HPF/YfiA family, translating to MDVTIRGNNMTVTENMEEYALEKLDKLERYLPNISSVHVELAHQNSNRGPDMVSAQITVKHKRGAILRAEEKLEKEDHNTIKQALNGAIDKMYRRIRRFKGKRENRRRDAYMATPEELLVAEAMPEELALEEEQVMTMVADEQSQIFRRKRVATPAMNEYEAIEQMELLGHTFFMFYNGDTEEINVVYKRKAGGYGLISLEIQ from the coding sequence ATGGACGTGACAATTCGTGGTAACAATATGACTGTTACAGAGAATATGGAAGAATACGCCCTCGAAAAACTGGATAAGCTCGAACGCTACTTACCGAACATCAGTAGCGTCCATGTCGAACTGGCACATCAGAATAGCAATCGTGGGCCTGATATGGTTTCCGCCCAGATCACCGTGAAGCACAAGCGCGGCGCGATCCTCAGAGCAGAAGAAAAGCTTGAGAAAGAAGATCATAATACCATCAAGCAGGCCCTCAATGGTGCCATTGATAAGATGTATCGCCGCATCCGGCGCTTTAAGGGGAAGCGAGAGAACAGGCGTCGTGACGCCTACATGGCAACGCCAGAAGAACTTTTAGTAGCAGAGGCGATGCCAGAGGAACTCGCTCTTGAAGAAGAACAGGTCATGACCATGGTTGCGGATGAACAATCGCAGATTTTTCGCCGTAAACGTGTTGCAACACCTGCCATGAACGAATACGAAGCCATCGAACAAATGGAACTGCTCGGCCATACGTTTTTCATGTTCTATAATGGCGATACGGAAGAAATCAACGTGGTCTATAAGCGCAAAGCAGGCGGCTACGGCCTTATCTCTTTAGAAATACAGTAA
- a CDS encoding ComF family protein produces the protein MTNRSVIARLQTGPFAYTLQGAWQQFSSTLLDWIFPPTCVNCGRVDAQWCEVCTHELTHAQFEPFIADLPPFQGAIATGVHEAILQKAVQALKYHDVPQVAPLLAQRLAMALQSQEWKFDMIVPVPLHSTRFAQRGYNQAKLLSEALSKVVNVPVVDALQRERDTPSQVGLNRTERLTNVEGAFVAVSPGNVKSALLIDDVRTTGATLRACAAALQEAGITLVYAATVTVASF, from the coding sequence ATGACCAATCGATCCGTCATAGCCCGGTTACAAACCGGGCCATTTGCCTATACCCTACAGGGTGCCTGGCAGCAGTTTTCCAGTACCTTGCTGGATTGGATTTTCCCGCCGACGTGCGTCAACTGTGGACGAGTCGATGCTCAGTGGTGCGAAGTCTGTACACACGAATTGACTCACGCACAATTTGAGCCCTTTATAGCCGACTTACCCCCCTTCCAGGGAGCAATCGCTACAGGTGTGCACGAGGCTATCTTACAAAAAGCAGTACAGGCCCTGAAATACCACGATGTTCCCCAGGTAGCACCCTTACTGGCCCAGCGTCTGGCTATGGCGTTGCAATCGCAAGAATGGAAGTTTGACATGATCGTCCCAGTGCCATTGCACAGCACGCGATTTGCACAAAGAGGGTATAATCAGGCTAAACTACTCAGTGAGGCACTATCAAAGGTCGTGAATGTCCCCGTCGTAGATGCCCTACAACGTGAACGAGACACCCCATCCCAAGTTGGCCTTAACCGCACTGAACGCCTCACCAACGTCGAAGGAGCTTTTGTGGCTGTTTCGCCGGGAAACGTAAAATCCGCACTACTGATTGACGATGTCCGCACCACAGGCGCGACCTTACGGGCCTGCGCCGCAGCGCTACAAGAAGCTGGGATTACCCTTGTGTATGCAGCGACAGTGACTGTCGCTTCATTCTAA
- a CDS encoding type II secretion system F family protein, whose amino-acid sequence MEALQAYLPFIIGMAVLIIVGFMLYIGLRDDSGRDPLQERLEHYGINDIEVDSLEEVELSVGFKDRVIVPVFGRLANTLSRITPQSQLEGMRLQLERAGQTTDPTQFFLQRIMFTVILGIIGLILGFQVMKSELLQGLAWTLGGAAFGYYLPVLLLRSRTRRRQDSIQKALPDALDLLVICVEAGLGLDQAMGKVYEKWDNELSLAFGRVLREIQLGKQRKVALKDMADRLDVPDVNSFVAAIIQAEQLGVSMSKILRVQSDQMRVKRRQRAQEKAQQAPVKMMFPLVLLIFPSIWIVLLGPALLQLMESNISL is encoded by the coding sequence ATGGAAGCCCTCCAAGCTTATTTGCCATTTATCATTGGCATGGCCGTCTTAATCATTGTTGGTTTTATGCTCTATATTGGTCTACGCGACGATAGTGGGCGTGATCCCCTGCAGGAACGCCTGGAGCACTACGGCATCAATGATATCGAAGTCGATTCACTTGAAGAGGTCGAGCTTTCTGTTGGCTTTAAGGATCGTGTTATCGTCCCGGTATTTGGCAGGTTAGCCAATACGCTGTCGCGCATTACCCCCCAAAGCCAGCTAGAAGGTATGCGTCTCCAGCTCGAACGTGCTGGCCAGACCACGGACCCCACGCAATTTTTCCTACAACGTATCATGTTCACGGTGATCCTGGGTATTATCGGCTTGATTCTTGGCTTCCAGGTTATGAAGTCAGAATTGCTGCAAGGCTTGGCCTGGACACTTGGTGGTGCTGCATTTGGCTACTATCTGCCTGTATTGCTCTTAAGAAGCCGGACCCGCCGTCGCCAAGATTCTATTCAGAAGGCGCTGCCCGATGCTCTGGATCTCCTCGTTATCTGCGTTGAAGCAGGTCTTGGCCTTGATCAGGCAATGGGTAAAGTCTACGAAAAGTGGGATAACGAACTCTCCTTAGCATTTGGTCGCGTCTTGCGCGAGATCCAGCTAGGTAAACAGCGTAAAGTGGCCCTTAAAGATATGGCCGATCGGCTGGATGTACCAGACGTGAACTCTTTCGTCGCCGCCATCATCCAGGCTGAACAACTCGGCGTGAGTATGTCGAAAATTCTACGCGTTCAATCCGACCAGATGCGCGTTAAGCGGCGTCAGCGTGCGCAGGAAAAAGCACAGCAGGCCCCTGTAAAAATGATGTTCCCGTTGGTGCTGCTTATCTTCCCATCGATTTGGATCGTGCTGCTTGGCCCAGCACTGTTGCAGCTCATGGAATCAAACATCTCACTGTAA